The Panicum hallii strain FIL2 chromosome 9, PHallii_v3.1, whole genome shotgun sequence genome has a window encoding:
- the LOC112877666 gene encoding agmatine coumaroyltransferase-2-like — MKVKITSSRVVKPEYSGGVAPTTGDSVPLNVFDKVTYDVHIAVIYAFQPPNPPNAALERGLARALAVYREWAGRLGDGPDGRPAVLLSDAGARLVEATVDAPLARSMPFKPSPELLRLHPSIDGPVEELVQVQLTRFACGSLVVGFTAHHHIADGQATGNFLVAWGLATRRLPVGPLPVCDRATRFQPRDPPLVEFPHRGTEYYLPAKRRAAGEDGDEEEEIGGAAHDKIKVHKVLFTKEFVARLKARASSGLPPTAQRRGYSTFESVVGHLWRAVTAARGLGAGEATRLRISVNGRARMRPPVPREYFGNMVLWAFPRADAGDLVSRPVQHAADLIHRAVSRVDDAYFRSFIDFASSGAVEAEGLAPTADESQVVLCPDLEVDSWLGINFYDLDFGGGCPFYFMPSYLPMEGTMFLLPSFLGDGGVEAYVSLFEGHLEEFKRICYNVA; from the coding sequence ATGAAGGTCAAGATCACGAGCTCCAGGGTCGTGAAGCCGGAGTacagcggcggcgtggcgccgACCACCGGCGACAGCGTGCCGCTGAACGTGTTCGACAAGGTGACGTACGACGTGCACATTGCCGTCATCTACGCGTTCCAGCCGCCCAACCCTCCGAACGCGGCGCTGGAGCGAGGGCTGGCGCGGGCGCTGGCCGTGTACCGGGAGTGGGCGGGGCGGCTCGGCGACGGGCCCGACGGCCGCCCCGCCGTGCTGCTGAGCGACGCGGGCGCGCGGCTCGTGGAGGCCACGGTGGACGCGCCGCTGGCCCGGTCGATGCCGTTCAAGCCGTCGCCGGAGCTGCTGCGGCTGCACCCGAGCATCGACGGCCCCGTGGAGGAGCTGGTGCAGGTGCAGCTCACGCGGTTCGCGTGCGGGTCGCTGGTGGTCGGGTTCACGGCGCACCACCACATCGCGGACGGCCAGGCCACGGGCAACTTCCTCGTGGCGTGGGGGCTCGCGACGCGGCGGCTGCCGGTGGGGCCGCTCCCCGTCTGCGACCGTGCCACCCGGTTCCAGCCGCGGGACCCGCCGCTCGTCGAGTTCCCGCACCGCGGCACGGAGTACTACCTGCCCGCCAAGAGGCGCGCCGCGGGCgaggacggcgacgaggaggaggagatcggcggcgcggcgcacgacaAGATCAAGGTCCACAAGGTGCTCTTCACCAAGGAGTTCGTGGCGCGGCTCAAGGCGCGGGCCTCGTCGGGCCTCCCGCCGACAGCACAGCGGCGCGGGTACAGCACCTTCGAGAGCGTGGTGGGCCACCTCTGGCGCGCGGTGACCGCGGCGCGCGGGCTGGGCGCCGGCGAGGCCACCAGGCTCCGCATCTCAGTGAACGGGCGGGCGCGCATGCGGCCCCCGGTCCCGCGCGAGTACTTCGGCAACATGGTCCTCTGGGCGTTCCCGCGCGCCGACGCCGGCGACCTCGTTTCCCGGCCCGTCCAGCACGCCGCCGACCTGATCCACCGCGCCGTCTCCCGCGTGGACGACGCCTACTTCCGGTCGTTCATCGACTTCGCCTCGTCCGGCGCCGTGGAGGCCGAGGGGCTGGCGCCCACGGCCGACGAGTCGCAGGTGGTGCTGTGCCCGGACCTGGAGGTGGACAGCTGGCTGGGGATCAACTTCTACGACCTGGACTTCGGCGGCGGGTGCCCGTTCTACTTCATGCCGTCGTACCTGCCCATGGAGGGCACCATGTTCCTGCTGCCCTCCTTcctcggcgacggcggcgtcgaGGCGTACGTGTCCCTCTTCGAGGGCCACCTCGAGGAGTTCAAGAGGATATGCTACAATGTCGCCTAA